From the Paramormyrops kingsleyae isolate MSU_618 chromosome 7, PKINGS_0.4, whole genome shotgun sequence genome, one window contains:
- the LOC111849928 gene encoding ras-GEF domain-containing family member 1B isoform X4, protein MAKFLVELLGCALPDKGRDSRFEGSMPQTPPFGSMFGPTGYNNNVYQSKEEGCGVLRYHDNNLVSGSLEALIQHLVPNVDHYPDRTYIFTFLLSSRLFLHPYELMSKVYQMFVEHQRLGDPHADKIRVRKIAPKIVQLLTEWTETFPYDFRDDRMMRGLKELTHRLTFGDEVCRKAVQQMMQGLIRKLAALSQYEELLVKINATVAERLTVLKTKPQSIQRDVLTVCNDAFSLAQQLTHIELERLSYIGPEEFVQAFVQKDPLVNNKSRFSDRKKANNLEVYVEWFNRLSYLVATEICLPVKKKQRARVIEFFIDVARECFNIGNFNSLMAIISGMNMSPVSRLKKTWAKVKTAKFDILEHQMDPTSNFYNYRTALRGAMQRSITAHTSREKIVIPFFSLLIKDIYFLNEGCSNLLPNGHVNFEKFWELAKQVNEFMTWKQVECPFERDRKILQYLLTAPVFSEDALFLASYESEGPENNMEKDSWKSLRSALLGRV, encoded by the exons GGAAGCATGCCACAGACGCCACCGTTTGGCAGTATGTTTGGCCCCACTGGTTATAACAACAATGTCTACCAGTCAAAGGAGGAGGGCTGTGGGGTCCTGCGTTACCATGACAACAATCTTGTATCGGGATCTCTGGAGGCTCTCATTCAGCATTTAGTGCCCAATGTGGACCACTATCCTGAT AGGACGTACATCTTCACTTTCCTGCTGAGCTCCCGGTTATTCCTGCACCCTTATGAGCTCATGTCTAAGGTGTACCAAATGTTTGTGGAGCACCAAAGACTCGGCGACCCCCATGCTGACAAG ATCAGAGTGCGTAAGATCGCGCCCAAGATTGTGCAGCTGTTGACTGAGTGGACAGAGACTTTCCCCTACGACTTCAGAGACGACCGCATGATGCGAGGGCTGAAGGAGCTGACCCACCGCTTAACCTTCGGAGATGAG gttTGCAGGAAGGCTGTGCAGCAGATGATGCAGGGTCTAATCCGCAAGCTGGCCGCGCTCAGCCAGTACGAGGAGCTACTGGTGAAGATCAACGCCACAGTTGCAGAGAGGCTGACCGTGTTGAAAACGAAGCCGCAGTCCATCCAGCGGGACGTCCTGACCGTCTGCAATGACGCCTTCAGTTTGGCCCAGCAGCTAACCCACATAGAGCTG gAGCGACTCAGTTACATTGGACCTGAGGAATTTGTACAAGCCTTTGTTCAGAAGGACCCCTTGGTTAATAATAAG AGCCGTTTCAGTGACCGCAAGAAGGCAAACAACCTAGAAGTGTACGTGGAGTGGTTTAACAGGCTCAGTTACCTGGTGGCCACAGAAATATGCTTG CCGGTAAAGAAGAAGCAGAGAGCCAGAGTCATTGAGTTCTTCATTGATGTCGCCCGAGAGTGCTTTAACATCGGCAACTTCAACTCCTTGATGGCCATCATTT CTGGGATGAACATGAGCCCAGTTTCCCGGCTGAAGAAAACCTGGGCCAAAGTCAAAACGGCCAAATTCGATATCCTAGAG CACCAAATGGACCCAACCAGCAATTTCTACAACTACCGAACGGCATTGCGTGGTGCTATGCAGAGGTCCATAACGGCACATACCAGCAGAGAAAAG ATTGTGATTCCCTTCTTCAGCCTGCTAATTAAGGATATCTACTTCCTAAATGAAGGATGTTCCAACCTGCTGCCCAATGGGCATGTTAACTTTGAG AAATTCTGGGAATTAGCCAAGCAGGTGAATGAGTTTATGACGTGGAAGCAGGTGGAGTGTCCTTTCGAGCGGGATCGCAAAATCCTCCAGTACCTGCTGACTGCACCGGTCTTCAGTGAGGATG CCTTGTTTCTGGCCTCCTATGAGAGCGAGGGACCAGAGAACAACATGGAGAAGGACAGCTGGAAGTCTCTTAG GTCTGCTCTACTAGGTAGAGTATAA
- the LOC111849928 gene encoding ras-GEF domain-containing family member 1B isoform X5 — protein MPQTPPFGSMFGPTGYNNNVYQSKEEGCGVLRYHDNNLVSGSLEALIQHLVPNVDHYPDRTYIFTFLLSSRLFLHPYELMSKVYQMFVEHQRLGDPHADKIRVRKIAPKIVQLLTEWTETFPYDFRDDRMMRGLKELTHRLTFGDEVCRKAVQQMMQGLIRKLAALSQYEELLVKINATVAERLTVLKTKPQSIQRDVLTVCNDAFSLAQQLTHIELERLSYIGPEEFVQAFVQKDPLVNNKSRFSDRKKANNLEVYVEWFNRLSYLVATEICLPVKKKQRARVIEFFIDVARECFNIGNFNSLMAIISGMNMSPVSRLKKTWAKVKTAKFDILEHQMDPTSNFYNYRTALRGAMQRSITAHTSREKIVIPFFSLLIKDIYFLNEGCSNLLPNGHVNFEKFWELAKQVNEFMTWKQVECPFERDRKILQYLLTAPVFSEDALFLASYESEGPENNMEKDSWKSLRSALLGRV, from the exons ATGCCACAGACGCCACCGTTTGGCAGTATGTTTGGCCCCACTGGTTATAACAACAATGTCTACCAGTCAAAGGAGGAGGGCTGTGGGGTCCTGCGTTACCATGACAACAATCTTGTATCGGGATCTCTGGAGGCTCTCATTCAGCATTTAGTGCCCAATGTGGACCACTATCCTGAT AGGACGTACATCTTCACTTTCCTGCTGAGCTCCCGGTTATTCCTGCACCCTTATGAGCTCATGTCTAAGGTGTACCAAATGTTTGTGGAGCACCAAAGACTCGGCGACCCCCATGCTGACAAG ATCAGAGTGCGTAAGATCGCGCCCAAGATTGTGCAGCTGTTGACTGAGTGGACAGAGACTTTCCCCTACGACTTCAGAGACGACCGCATGATGCGAGGGCTGAAGGAGCTGACCCACCGCTTAACCTTCGGAGATGAG gttTGCAGGAAGGCTGTGCAGCAGATGATGCAGGGTCTAATCCGCAAGCTGGCCGCGCTCAGCCAGTACGAGGAGCTACTGGTGAAGATCAACGCCACAGTTGCAGAGAGGCTGACCGTGTTGAAAACGAAGCCGCAGTCCATCCAGCGGGACGTCCTGACCGTCTGCAATGACGCCTTCAGTTTGGCCCAGCAGCTAACCCACATAGAGCTG gAGCGACTCAGTTACATTGGACCTGAGGAATTTGTACAAGCCTTTGTTCAGAAGGACCCCTTGGTTAATAATAAG AGCCGTTTCAGTGACCGCAAGAAGGCAAACAACCTAGAAGTGTACGTGGAGTGGTTTAACAGGCTCAGTTACCTGGTGGCCACAGAAATATGCTTG CCGGTAAAGAAGAAGCAGAGAGCCAGAGTCATTGAGTTCTTCATTGATGTCGCCCGAGAGTGCTTTAACATCGGCAACTTCAACTCCTTGATGGCCATCATTT CTGGGATGAACATGAGCCCAGTTTCCCGGCTGAAGAAAACCTGGGCCAAAGTCAAAACGGCCAAATTCGATATCCTAGAG CACCAAATGGACCCAACCAGCAATTTCTACAACTACCGAACGGCATTGCGTGGTGCTATGCAGAGGTCCATAACGGCACATACCAGCAGAGAAAAG ATTGTGATTCCCTTCTTCAGCCTGCTAATTAAGGATATCTACTTCCTAAATGAAGGATGTTCCAACCTGCTGCCCAATGGGCATGTTAACTTTGAG AAATTCTGGGAATTAGCCAAGCAGGTGAATGAGTTTATGACGTGGAAGCAGGTGGAGTGTCCTTTCGAGCGGGATCGCAAAATCCTCCAGTACCTGCTGACTGCACCGGTCTTCAGTGAGGATG CCTTGTTTCTGGCCTCCTATGAGAGCGAGGGACCAGAGAACAACATGGAGAAGGACAGCTGGAAGTCTCTTAG GTCTGCTCTACTAGGTAGAGTATAA
- the LOC111849928 gene encoding ras-GEF domain-containing family member 1B isoform X3 gives MAKFLVELLGCALPDKGRDSRFEQGSMPQTPPFGSMFGPTGYNNNVYQSKEEGCGVLRYHDNNLVSGSLEALIQHLVPNVDHYPDRTYIFTFLLSSRLFLHPYELMSKVYQMFVEHQRLGDPHADKIRVRKIAPKIVQLLTEWTETFPYDFRDDRMMRGLKELTHRLTFGDEVCRKAVQQMMQGLIRKLAALSQYEELLVKINATVAERLTVLKTKPQSIQRDVLTVCNDAFSLAQQLTHIELERLSYIGPEEFVQAFVQKDPLVNNKSRFSDRKKANNLEVYVEWFNRLSYLVATEICLPVKKKQRARVIEFFIDVARECFNIGNFNSLMAIISGMNMSPVSRLKKTWAKVKTAKFDILEHQMDPTSNFYNYRTALRGAMQRSITAHTSREKIVIPFFSLLIKDIYFLNEGCSNLLPNGHVNFEKFWELAKQVNEFMTWKQVECPFERDRKILQYLLTAPVFSEDALFLASYESEGPENNMEKDSWKSLRSALLGRV, from the exons cAGGGAAGCATGCCACAGACGCCACCGTTTGGCAGTATGTTTGGCCCCACTGGTTATAACAACAATGTCTACCAGTCAAAGGAGGAGGGCTGTGGGGTCCTGCGTTACCATGACAACAATCTTGTATCGGGATCTCTGGAGGCTCTCATTCAGCATTTAGTGCCCAATGTGGACCACTATCCTGAT AGGACGTACATCTTCACTTTCCTGCTGAGCTCCCGGTTATTCCTGCACCCTTATGAGCTCATGTCTAAGGTGTACCAAATGTTTGTGGAGCACCAAAGACTCGGCGACCCCCATGCTGACAAG ATCAGAGTGCGTAAGATCGCGCCCAAGATTGTGCAGCTGTTGACTGAGTGGACAGAGACTTTCCCCTACGACTTCAGAGACGACCGCATGATGCGAGGGCTGAAGGAGCTGACCCACCGCTTAACCTTCGGAGATGAG gttTGCAGGAAGGCTGTGCAGCAGATGATGCAGGGTCTAATCCGCAAGCTGGCCGCGCTCAGCCAGTACGAGGAGCTACTGGTGAAGATCAACGCCACAGTTGCAGAGAGGCTGACCGTGTTGAAAACGAAGCCGCAGTCCATCCAGCGGGACGTCCTGACCGTCTGCAATGACGCCTTCAGTTTGGCCCAGCAGCTAACCCACATAGAGCTG gAGCGACTCAGTTACATTGGACCTGAGGAATTTGTACAAGCCTTTGTTCAGAAGGACCCCTTGGTTAATAATAAG AGCCGTTTCAGTGACCGCAAGAAGGCAAACAACCTAGAAGTGTACGTGGAGTGGTTTAACAGGCTCAGTTACCTGGTGGCCACAGAAATATGCTTG CCGGTAAAGAAGAAGCAGAGAGCCAGAGTCATTGAGTTCTTCATTGATGTCGCCCGAGAGTGCTTTAACATCGGCAACTTCAACTCCTTGATGGCCATCATTT CTGGGATGAACATGAGCCCAGTTTCCCGGCTGAAGAAAACCTGGGCCAAAGTCAAAACGGCCAAATTCGATATCCTAGAG CACCAAATGGACCCAACCAGCAATTTCTACAACTACCGAACGGCATTGCGTGGTGCTATGCAGAGGTCCATAACGGCACATACCAGCAGAGAAAAG ATTGTGATTCCCTTCTTCAGCCTGCTAATTAAGGATATCTACTTCCTAAATGAAGGATGTTCCAACCTGCTGCCCAATGGGCATGTTAACTTTGAG AAATTCTGGGAATTAGCCAAGCAGGTGAATGAGTTTATGACGTGGAAGCAGGTGGAGTGTCCTTTCGAGCGGGATCGCAAAATCCTCCAGTACCTGCTGACTGCACCGGTCTTCAGTGAGGATG CCTTGTTTCTGGCCTCCTATGAGAGCGAGGGACCAGAGAACAACATGGAGAAGGACAGCTGGAAGTCTCTTAG GTCTGCTCTACTAGGTAGAGTATAA
- the LOC111849928 gene encoding ras-GEF domain-containing family member 1B isoform X2: protein MAKFLVELLGCALPDKGRDSRFECKSQTHIGLKHVSKHRGSMPQTPPFGSMFGPTGYNNNVYQSKEEGCGVLRYHDNNLVSGSLEALIQHLVPNVDHYPDRTYIFTFLLSSRLFLHPYELMSKVYQMFVEHQRLGDPHADKIRVRKIAPKIVQLLTEWTETFPYDFRDDRMMRGLKELTHRLTFGDEVCRKAVQQMMQGLIRKLAALSQYEELLVKINATVAERLTVLKTKPQSIQRDVLTVCNDAFSLAQQLTHIELERLSYIGPEEFVQAFVQKDPLVNNKSRFSDRKKANNLEVYVEWFNRLSYLVATEICLPVKKKQRARVIEFFIDVARECFNIGNFNSLMAIISGMNMSPVSRLKKTWAKVKTAKFDILEHQMDPTSNFYNYRTALRGAMQRSITAHTSREKIVIPFFSLLIKDIYFLNEGCSNLLPNGHVNFEKFWELAKQVNEFMTWKQVECPFERDRKILQYLLTAPVFSEDALFLASYESEGPENNMEKDSWKSLRSALLGRV from the exons TGCAAAAGCCAGACTCATATTGGGTTGAAGCATGTTTCTAAACACAGG GGAAGCATGCCACAGACGCCACCGTTTGGCAGTATGTTTGGCCCCACTGGTTATAACAACAATGTCTACCAGTCAAAGGAGGAGGGCTGTGGGGTCCTGCGTTACCATGACAACAATCTTGTATCGGGATCTCTGGAGGCTCTCATTCAGCATTTAGTGCCCAATGTGGACCACTATCCTGAT AGGACGTACATCTTCACTTTCCTGCTGAGCTCCCGGTTATTCCTGCACCCTTATGAGCTCATGTCTAAGGTGTACCAAATGTTTGTGGAGCACCAAAGACTCGGCGACCCCCATGCTGACAAG ATCAGAGTGCGTAAGATCGCGCCCAAGATTGTGCAGCTGTTGACTGAGTGGACAGAGACTTTCCCCTACGACTTCAGAGACGACCGCATGATGCGAGGGCTGAAGGAGCTGACCCACCGCTTAACCTTCGGAGATGAG gttTGCAGGAAGGCTGTGCAGCAGATGATGCAGGGTCTAATCCGCAAGCTGGCCGCGCTCAGCCAGTACGAGGAGCTACTGGTGAAGATCAACGCCACAGTTGCAGAGAGGCTGACCGTGTTGAAAACGAAGCCGCAGTCCATCCAGCGGGACGTCCTGACCGTCTGCAATGACGCCTTCAGTTTGGCCCAGCAGCTAACCCACATAGAGCTG gAGCGACTCAGTTACATTGGACCTGAGGAATTTGTACAAGCCTTTGTTCAGAAGGACCCCTTGGTTAATAATAAG AGCCGTTTCAGTGACCGCAAGAAGGCAAACAACCTAGAAGTGTACGTGGAGTGGTTTAACAGGCTCAGTTACCTGGTGGCCACAGAAATATGCTTG CCGGTAAAGAAGAAGCAGAGAGCCAGAGTCATTGAGTTCTTCATTGATGTCGCCCGAGAGTGCTTTAACATCGGCAACTTCAACTCCTTGATGGCCATCATTT CTGGGATGAACATGAGCCCAGTTTCCCGGCTGAAGAAAACCTGGGCCAAAGTCAAAACGGCCAAATTCGATATCCTAGAG CACCAAATGGACCCAACCAGCAATTTCTACAACTACCGAACGGCATTGCGTGGTGCTATGCAGAGGTCCATAACGGCACATACCAGCAGAGAAAAG ATTGTGATTCCCTTCTTCAGCCTGCTAATTAAGGATATCTACTTCCTAAATGAAGGATGTTCCAACCTGCTGCCCAATGGGCATGTTAACTTTGAG AAATTCTGGGAATTAGCCAAGCAGGTGAATGAGTTTATGACGTGGAAGCAGGTGGAGTGTCCTTTCGAGCGGGATCGCAAAATCCTCCAGTACCTGCTGACTGCACCGGTCTTCAGTGAGGATG CCTTGTTTCTGGCCTCCTATGAGAGCGAGGGACCAGAGAACAACATGGAGAAGGACAGCTGGAAGTCTCTTAG GTCTGCTCTACTAGGTAGAGTATAA
- the LOC111849928 gene encoding ras-GEF domain-containing family member 1B isoform X1 → MAKFLVELLGCALPDKGRDSRFECKSQTHIGLKHVSKHRQGSMPQTPPFGSMFGPTGYNNNVYQSKEEGCGVLRYHDNNLVSGSLEALIQHLVPNVDHYPDRTYIFTFLLSSRLFLHPYELMSKVYQMFVEHQRLGDPHADKIRVRKIAPKIVQLLTEWTETFPYDFRDDRMMRGLKELTHRLTFGDEVCRKAVQQMMQGLIRKLAALSQYEELLVKINATVAERLTVLKTKPQSIQRDVLTVCNDAFSLAQQLTHIELERLSYIGPEEFVQAFVQKDPLVNNKSRFSDRKKANNLEVYVEWFNRLSYLVATEICLPVKKKQRARVIEFFIDVARECFNIGNFNSLMAIISGMNMSPVSRLKKTWAKVKTAKFDILEHQMDPTSNFYNYRTALRGAMQRSITAHTSREKIVIPFFSLLIKDIYFLNEGCSNLLPNGHVNFEKFWELAKQVNEFMTWKQVECPFERDRKILQYLLTAPVFSEDALFLASYESEGPENNMEKDSWKSLRSALLGRV, encoded by the exons TGCAAAAGCCAGACTCATATTGGGTTGAAGCATGTTTCTAAACACAGG cAGGGAAGCATGCCACAGACGCCACCGTTTGGCAGTATGTTTGGCCCCACTGGTTATAACAACAATGTCTACCAGTCAAAGGAGGAGGGCTGTGGGGTCCTGCGTTACCATGACAACAATCTTGTATCGGGATCTCTGGAGGCTCTCATTCAGCATTTAGTGCCCAATGTGGACCACTATCCTGAT AGGACGTACATCTTCACTTTCCTGCTGAGCTCCCGGTTATTCCTGCACCCTTATGAGCTCATGTCTAAGGTGTACCAAATGTTTGTGGAGCACCAAAGACTCGGCGACCCCCATGCTGACAAG ATCAGAGTGCGTAAGATCGCGCCCAAGATTGTGCAGCTGTTGACTGAGTGGACAGAGACTTTCCCCTACGACTTCAGAGACGACCGCATGATGCGAGGGCTGAAGGAGCTGACCCACCGCTTAACCTTCGGAGATGAG gttTGCAGGAAGGCTGTGCAGCAGATGATGCAGGGTCTAATCCGCAAGCTGGCCGCGCTCAGCCAGTACGAGGAGCTACTGGTGAAGATCAACGCCACAGTTGCAGAGAGGCTGACCGTGTTGAAAACGAAGCCGCAGTCCATCCAGCGGGACGTCCTGACCGTCTGCAATGACGCCTTCAGTTTGGCCCAGCAGCTAACCCACATAGAGCTG gAGCGACTCAGTTACATTGGACCTGAGGAATTTGTACAAGCCTTTGTTCAGAAGGACCCCTTGGTTAATAATAAG AGCCGTTTCAGTGACCGCAAGAAGGCAAACAACCTAGAAGTGTACGTGGAGTGGTTTAACAGGCTCAGTTACCTGGTGGCCACAGAAATATGCTTG CCGGTAAAGAAGAAGCAGAGAGCCAGAGTCATTGAGTTCTTCATTGATGTCGCCCGAGAGTGCTTTAACATCGGCAACTTCAACTCCTTGATGGCCATCATTT CTGGGATGAACATGAGCCCAGTTTCCCGGCTGAAGAAAACCTGGGCCAAAGTCAAAACGGCCAAATTCGATATCCTAGAG CACCAAATGGACCCAACCAGCAATTTCTACAACTACCGAACGGCATTGCGTGGTGCTATGCAGAGGTCCATAACGGCACATACCAGCAGAGAAAAG ATTGTGATTCCCTTCTTCAGCCTGCTAATTAAGGATATCTACTTCCTAAATGAAGGATGTTCCAACCTGCTGCCCAATGGGCATGTTAACTTTGAG AAATTCTGGGAATTAGCCAAGCAGGTGAATGAGTTTATGACGTGGAAGCAGGTGGAGTGTCCTTTCGAGCGGGATCGCAAAATCCTCCAGTACCTGCTGACTGCACCGGTCTTCAGTGAGGATG CCTTGTTTCTGGCCTCCTATGAGAGCGAGGGACCAGAGAACAACATGGAGAAGGACAGCTGGAAGTCTCTTAG GTCTGCTCTACTAGGTAGAGTATAA